The following proteins come from a genomic window of Triticum aestivum cultivar Chinese Spring chromosome 6A, IWGSC CS RefSeq v2.1, whole genome shotgun sequence:
- the LOC123130184 gene encoding NAC domain containing protein 50-like codes for MASSSVLPMGCRFSPSDADLISFYLRPMIASEPLPEPAARFLHTADAYATDPAALVSGLLPAVLLAPKTGVERRCWYLFGPAKALSGHDKRRSRAVGGGEGTWHAEKGRAAVLDGEGRVVGYKQSFRYKPIHSDGSVEAVWLMVEFRMAHEQGDDEKGETVPVLCKVYQSPRKPRSASVPTSPAYRRGRKRKAGDDSAPVTTVKRRLLVPPAAPILPPAVEPQQDLNNCSDGVSVDQLLDDLMFGLMPDQVLGDFVMPVPESDVNCSFSMSNHTGSYCDRVLLDEGGDLLMPYHQNSDQVLLGDLLMPVVPESEVNYSFCMSDHAGSMVSNYDMVLHGGSVTPLFDNSDQFDLSVPIIEPLPTDLQSQTAMLNFSFLSCAPYAGICDSWTGGESTDDEATSVSWYDSARSSPAVPTEWMMQSPFATPYLF; via the coding sequence atggcctcctcctccgtccttccCATGGGCTGCAGGTTCAGCCCGTCCGACGCCGACCTCATCTCCTTCTACCTCCGCCCCATGATCGCGAGCGAGCCCCTCCCTGAGCCCGCCGCCAGGTTCCTGCACACCGCCGACGCGTACGCCACCGACCCGGCCGCCCTCGTCTCGGGCCTCCTGCCCGCGGTCCTGCTGGCGCCCAAGACCGGCGTGGAGAGGCGGTGCTGGTACCTCTTCGGCCCCGCCAAGGCCCTGTCCGGGCACGACAAGCGCAGGTCCCGcgccgtcggcggcggcgagggcacgTGGCACGCTGAGAAGGGGAGGGCGGCCGTTCTCGACGGCGAGGGACGCGTCGTCGGGTACAAGCAGAGTTTCAGGTACAAGCCCATCCATTCCGACGGATCCGTGGAGGCCGTGTGGCTCATGGTCGAGTTCCGTATGGCTCATGAGCAAGGGGATGATGAGAAAGGCGAGACGGTTCCGGTTCTTTGCAAGGTCTACCAGAGCCCGCGCAAGCCCCGATCTGCGTCCGTCCCGACGTCGCCGGCATACaggagggggaggaagaggaaggccggAGACGACTCAGCTCCGGTGACGACTGTGAAGCGGCGGCTGCTTGTTCCTCCTGCTGCACCGATTCTGCCGCCGGCCGTCGAGCCACAGCAAGACTTGAACAACTGCTCAGATGGCGTCTCGGTGGACCAGCTTCTAGATGATCTCATGTTCGGCCTCATGCCTGATCAAGTCCTCGGTGACTTCGTGATGCCTGTCCCTGAATCAGATGTCAATTGCAGCTTCTCCATGTCCAACCACACTGGCAGCTACTGTGACAGGGTCCTCCTGGACGAAGGTGGTGACTTGTTGATGCCTTATCATCAGAATTCTGATCAAGTCCTTCTGGGTGACTTGTTGATGCCTGTCGTTCCAGAATCAGAGGTCAATTACAGCTTCTGCATGTCCGACCATGCCGGTTCCATGGTGAGCAACTATGACATGGTCCTTCATGGTGGTTCAGTCACACCCCTCTTTGACAATTCTGATCAATTTGACTTGTCGGTGCCCATCATCGAACCACTACCAACTGACTTGCAGAGCCAGACAGCAATGCTAAATTTCAGCTTCCTGTCGTGTGCCCCGTATGCTGGAATTTGCGATTCTTGGACAGGAGGCGAGAGCACGGACGATGAAGCGACCTCAGTCAGCTGGTATGACTCTGCTCGAAGCTCACCGGCGGTTCCAACCGAGTGGATGATGCAATCACCATTTGCCACCCCATATCTATTCTGA